A part of Podarcis muralis chromosome 15, rPodMur119.hap1.1, whole genome shotgun sequence genomic DNA contains:
- the LOC144325725 gene encoding uncharacterized protein LOC144325725 isoform X3: MEENRGIMDSLGGDKLEMIKGDHGRIHTMKKPHKYSECGERFRQSSHSTSHQINPIGKKSYQCLECGKSFGRKRTLTAHHRVHTGEKPYQCLECGKSFSHNSNLTSHQRIHTGEKPYQCLECGKSFTQCATFTSHQRIHTGEKPYQCLECGKSFRHSTALTSHQRIHTGEKPYQCLECGKSLSKSSALTSHQRIHTGEKPYQCLECGKSFRHSTALTTHQVIHTGKKPYQCLECGKSFGQKGKLTLHQRIHTGEKPFECQECGKSFSKSNHLTSHQRIHTGEKPYECLECGKSFTRKESLASHQRTHSEEKPYQCLECGKSFSRKETLTFHQRIHTGEKPYQCMECGKSFSHRANFMAHQRTHSGEKPYQCLECGKSFRYSSNLTVHQRTHSMEKPYQCLQCGKSFHQSSALTSHQTIHSGEKPYQCLECGKSFNHSSTLTYHQTTHRREKPFKCQECGKSFSHKESLTSHQIIHTGGKPYQCLECGKSFSHRTTLTAHQRIHTGEKPFQCQECGKSFRQRSSLTTHQRTHSGEKPYLCLECGKSFRHSRTLISHQRVHSGERPYQYFKYGMSFTGSDNLTSHQIPNGEKP; this comes from the exons atggaggagaatcgtgggatcatgGACTcacttg GTGGTGATAAATTAGAAATGATCAAGGGAGACCATGGCAGAATCCACACAATGAAGAAGCCACATAAATATTCGGAGTGTGGAGAGAGATTCCGTCAGAGCTctcattccacttcccatcaaataaatcccattgggaagaaatcctatcagtgcttagaatgtggaaaaagctttggtCGGAAACGAACTCTCACAGCCCATCACAGAgtccacactggggagaaaccgtatcaatgcttggaatgtggaaagagcttcagtcacaacagcaatctcacttcacatcaaagaattcataccggggagaaaccctatcagtgcttggaatgtggaaagagcttcactcagtgCGCAactttcacttcccatcaaagaattcataccggagagaaaccctatcagtgcttggaatgtggcaaGAGCTTCCGTCACAGCAccgctctcacttcccatcaaagaattcacactggggagaaaccctatcagtgcttggaatgtggaaagagcttaagTAAGAGCTctgctctcacttcccatcaaagaattcataccggggagaaaccctatcagtgcttggaatgtggaaagagtttccgtCACAGCACCGCTCTCACTACACATCAAGTAATTCATACCGGGAAGaagccctatcagtgcttggaatgtggaaagagctttggtcAGAAGGGAAAACTCACtttacatcaaagaattcatactggggagaaaccctttgaatgccaagagtgtggaaagagctttagtaagagcaaccatctcacttcccatcaaagaattcatacaggagagaaaccttatgagtgcttggaatgtggaaagagcttcactcggaAAGAAAGTctcgcttcccatcaaagaacacACAGcgaggagaaaccctatcagtgcttggaatgtggaaagagtttcagtcgaAAGGAAAcactcactttccatcaaagaattcatactggagagaaaccatatcagtgcatggaatgtggaaagagtttcagtcacaGAGCTAATTTCATggcccatcaaagaactcacagcggggagaaaccatatcaatgcttagaatgtggaaagagcttccgttacAGCAGCAATCTCACTgtccatcaaagaactcacagcatggagaaaccatatcagtgcttgcaatgtgggaagagcttccatCAGAGCAGCgccctcacttcccatcaaacaattcacagtggggagaaaccatatcagtgtttggaatgtggaaagagcttcaatcacagCAGCACCCTCACTTACCATCAGACAACTCATAgaagagagaaaccatttaaatgccaagagtgtggaaagagtttcagtcataaggaaagtctcacttcccatcaaataattcatacaggggggaaaccctatcagtgcttggaatgtggaaagagcttcagtcacagaacAACTCTCAcggcccatcaaagaattcataccggggagaaaccttttcagtgccaagagtgtggaaagagctttcgtcagaGATCATCTCTCActacccatcaaagaactcacagtggagagaaaccatatctgtgcttggaatgtggaaagagctttagacACAGTCGcactctcatttcccatcaaagagttCACAGTGGAGAGAGACCATATCAGTACTTCAAATATGGAATGAGCTTCACTGGCAGTGACaacctcacttcccatcaaattcCCAATGGGGAGAAACCATAG
- the LOC144325725 gene encoding uncharacterized protein LOC144325725 isoform X2, whose amino-acid sequence MWSEDQCPGSGPGRRFPPESGSGEKGGRTAEMGMDSSEAERTLLDTGERPLGDRKASVKPHPYFHGNGGEAAAVEPDQGPVCFEDVAVCFTDEEWALLDSDQRALHKEVMEENRGIMDSLGGDKLEMIKGDHGRIHTMKKPHKYSECGERFRQSSHSTSHQINPIGKKSYQCLECGKSFGRKRTLTAHHRVHTGEKPYQCLECGKSFSHNSNLTSHQRIHTGEKPYQCLECGKSFTQCATFTSHQRIHTGEKPYQCLECGKSFRHSTALTSHQRIHTGEKPYQCLECGKSLSKSSALTSHQRIHTGEKPYQCLECGKSFRHSTALTTHQVIHTGKKPYQCLECGKSFGQKGKLTLHQRIHTGEKPFECQECGKSFSKSNHLTSHQRIHTGEKPYECLECGKSFTRKESLASHQRTHSEEKPYQCLECGKSFSRKETLTFHQRIHTGEKPYQCMECGKSFSHRANFMAHQRTHSGEKPYQCLECGKSFRYSSNLTVHQRTHSMEKPYQCLQCGKSFHQSSALTSHQTIHSGEKPYQCLECGKSFNHSSTLTYHQTTHRREKPFKCQECGKSFSHKESLTSHQIIHTGGKPYQCLECGKSFSHRTTLTAHQRIHTGEKPFQCQECGKSFRQRSSLTTHQRTHSGEKPYLCLECGKSFRHSRTLISHQRVHSGERPYQYFKYGMSFTGSDNLTSHQIPNGEKP is encoded by the exons AAATGGGCATGGATTCCTCTGAAGCAGAGAGGACTCTGTTGGATACCGGAGAGAGGCCCCTGG GTGACAGAAAGGCATCAGTGAAACCTCATCCATATTTCCATGGCAACGGAGGGGAAGCGgcagctgtggaaccagatcag ggtccagtgtgctttgaagatgtcgctgtttgtTTCACAGATGAGGAATGGGCATTGCTGGATTCTGACCAGAGAGCTTTacataaggaagtcatggaggagaatcgtgggatcatgGACTcacttg GTGGTGATAAATTAGAAATGATCAAGGGAGACCATGGCAGAATCCACACAATGAAGAAGCCACATAAATATTCGGAGTGTGGAGAGAGATTCCGTCAGAGCTctcattccacttcccatcaaataaatcccattgggaagaaatcctatcagtgcttagaatgtggaaaaagctttggtCGGAAACGAACTCTCACAGCCCATCACAGAgtccacactggggagaaaccgtatcaatgcttggaatgtggaaagagcttcagtcacaacagcaatctcacttcacatcaaagaattcataccggggagaaaccctatcagtgcttggaatgtggaaagagcttcactcagtgCGCAactttcacttcccatcaaagaattcataccggagagaaaccctatcagtgcttggaatgtggcaaGAGCTTCCGTCACAGCAccgctctcacttcccatcaaagaattcacactggggagaaaccctatcagtgcttggaatgtggaaagagcttaagTAAGAGCTctgctctcacttcccatcaaagaattcataccggggagaaaccctatcagtgcttggaatgtggaaagagtttccgtCACAGCACCGCTCTCACTACACATCAAGTAATTCATACCGGGAAGaagccctatcagtgcttggaatgtggaaagagctttggtcAGAAGGGAAAACTCACtttacatcaaagaattcatactggggagaaaccctttgaatgccaagagtgtggaaagagctttagtaagagcaaccatctcacttcccatcaaagaattcatacaggagagaaaccttatgagtgcttggaatgtggaaagagcttcactcggaAAGAAAGTctcgcttcccatcaaagaacacACAGcgaggagaaaccctatcagtgcttggaatgtggaaagagtttcagtcgaAAGGAAAcactcactttccatcaaagaattcatactggagagaaaccatatcagtgcatggaatgtggaaagagtttcagtcacaGAGCTAATTTCATggcccatcaaagaactcacagcggggagaaaccatatcaatgcttagaatgtggaaagagcttccgttacAGCAGCAATCTCACTgtccatcaaagaactcacagcatggagaaaccatatcagtgcttgcaatgtgggaagagcttccatCAGAGCAGCgccctcacttcccatcaaacaattcacagtggggagaaaccatatcagtgtttggaatgtggaaagagcttcaatcacagCAGCACCCTCACTTACCATCAGACAACTCATAgaagagagaaaccatttaaatgccaagagtgtggaaagagtttcagtcataaggaaagtctcacttcccatcaaataattcatacaggggggaaaccctatcagtgcttggaatgtggaaagagcttcagtcacagaacAACTCTCAcggcccatcaaagaattcataccggggagaaaccttttcagtgccaagagtgtggaaagagctttcgtcagaGATCATCTCTCActacccatcaaagaactcacagtggagagaaaccatatctgtgcttggaatgtggaaagagctttagacACAGTCGcactctcatttcccatcaaagagttCACAGTGGAGAGAGACCATATCAGTACTTCAAATATGGAATGAGCTTCACTGGCAGTGACaacctcacttcccatcaaattcCCAATGGGGAGAAACCATAG